The DNA region GCGTCTATCGGCCGGGCGATCCCGCCGGGACCGAGGCCCAGGTGGCCGCCTTCGTGGAAGGCTGGCTCCGTCGCGAGGGCTTCGCGATCGAGGTGCAGACGGTCGTCCCCGGCCGGCCGAACGTCATCGGCTGGCTCGGCGAGAAGCGTCCGGGCCGCCGCAGCCTGCTGCTCGAGGGCCACACCGACGTGGTGACCGAGGGCGATCCCGCCGAGTGGTTGCACCCGCCCTTCTCGGCCGATCTGGTGGACGGCCGGATCTACGGTCGCGGGACCGCCGACATGAAGAGCGGCCTCGCCGCCGCGATGGTCGCCGCCGCCGCCATCAAGCGCGCCGGTGTCACCCTGCGCGGCAAGCTGGTGGTCGGCGCGCTCGTGGACGAGGAAGACGGCATGATCGGCGTGCGGCATCTCTGTACCACGCCGGTCGGTCGCGAGCTGGACGCCGCGATCATCTGCGAGCCGGAGGACAACGAGCTGTGCCTCGAGCAGCGCGGGGTGGTCTGGGCTCGCTTCCGCGTGCGCGGCAAGATGGCCCACGGGGCGATGCCGGAGGCCGGCGTCAACCCGATCGCCGGCCTCGGCCGGCTGCTGGCCGCCGCGCCCGCCCTCGAGCGGCGCCTCCGCCGCGCCTGCGAGCGCAGCCGGCATCTCCGCCCGCCGACCGTCACCCCGACCATCATCCAGGGGCCGCCCGTGAAGGTCGGCGTGCCGCAGTCCAACGTCATCCCCGCGGTGGCCGAGACCACGTTCGACATCCGACTGACTCCGGGAGTCGGCGCCGACGACATCCGCGCCGAGCTCGAGGGCATCTGCCGCGACGTGGCCGGAGCGCAGCCGGGTCTGAAGGTGGAGTGGGAGCCGGTCAATGCCTTCCGGCTCGCCACCCGCGTGGACCGCTCGGAGGCGCTCGTGCAGGCGATGATCCGGGGGGTGAAGCAGGCCACGAAGCGGGCGCCGCGCTACGGCGGCGTGCCCGGCTCGACGGACGGCACCATCCTCCGGATGGAGCTCGGCATCCCGATCGTCACCTGCGGCCCGGGAGACCGGCTCATTCCGCACCAGGTCGACGAGTTCGTCACGACGGATCAAGTGGTCGAAGCGGCGAAGATTTATGCGGCATCGGCTCTGAACTACCTCGAAGTCGAGTGACCGGCTCCGCCAACCCCCGACTCCGCGCGCTCGAGGCCTTTCCGGTCGAGCACGAAGGGCAGCAGTGCATCGCCCTGCGCGACCCCGCGGGATTCACCGACCAGATCGCGGTGCTCCCGCCGCTCCTGCTCGATCTGGTGTCCCTCTTCGACGGCGAGCATTCGATCGCCCAGATCCAGGACGTCATGCGAGGGCGACACGGTGAGACCCCGAGCGCGGATCAGATCGCGGCAGTCGTGGAGCGCTTCGACCGCGCCGGCTTCCTCGACAGCGAGCGGTTCGCGGCGCGGCGCCTGGCCCTGGAGGACGAGTTCCGGCGCAGCCCGGTGCGGGCGGCCAGTCACGCGGGCGCGGCGTACGCCGGCGAGCCGGCCGAGCTCACCGCGCAGATCGACGCGTTCTTCACCGGCCCCGACGGACCGGACCATCCAGAGTCGACGCCGGCCGCCGCGCGCGTGTCGCGCTCCTCGGGGCTGAGCGCGCTCATCGCGCCGCACATCGACTTCCATCGCGGCGGCTCGACCTACGGATGGGCGTACAAGGAGATCCTCGACCGGTCGGACGCCGATCTCTACGTGATCCTGGGCACCTGCCATGCCGGGATGGCCGATCCCTTCTCGGTGACGCTCAAGCCCTACGACACGCCGCTGGGTGCCGTGCCCGTGGACCGGGAGTTCTACGAGGGGCTCGCCGGGCGGGCGGGTCAGGATCTGCTGGCCTCCGAGCCCGCCCATCGGCGCGAGCACTCCATCGAGTTCCAGACCGTGATGCTCCAGCGCCTCCTGGGCCGGCGGCGGCCCTTCATGATCCTGCCGGTCCTCGCCTCGTATCTGCACGAGGCGATCTGGCGGCGCGGCCGACCGGAGGCCGACGCGCGGGTGCCGCGCTTCGTGGATGCGCTCCGCGACACCATCGCGTCGTCGTCGCGCCGGGTCTGCCTGATCGCGGGTGTGGACCTGGCCCACGTGGGCCCGCGCTTCGGCGACGCCGCGCCCAACACCGCCGACTCGCTCGCCGCGGTCGAGGCGGCCGATCGCCGGATGCTCGAACCGGTGGTGGCCGCGGACGCGGGCGGCTTCTTCGCGTCGGTCGCCGCCGACGGTGACGCGCGTCGCATCTGCGGCCTGTCGCCCATCTACACGCTGCTGCGCCTGCTGCCCGGCTCGTCCGGGCGACTGCTGCGCTACACCCAATGGCCCGATCCCGAGGGCGCGGTGACCTTCTGCGCGGTCAGCTACCCGTGAGCGATCCGTCGACCTGGACCCTGCCGCGGCTCCGGATCGACCGCGACGGCGCCTGGTACCACGACGACGCCGAGGTGACGCATGCGGGGATCCTGGCCAACCTGCGCGAGAACCTGCGCGTCGACGAGCAAGGCCACTACCTGCAAGTCGGGCCGGCGCGCGTGCCGGTGGAGGTCGAGGACACGCCGTTCATCGTCGAGCGCGTCGAGGCCGAGGGCGATGGCTTGACCGCCACCTTGAACGATCTGAGCCGCGAGCCCCTCGCCGTCGAGTCGCTCCGCGTGGACGAGCGCGGGATCCCGCGAGCCCGCGTCAAGGGCGGCCGGTTCGCCGGGCGACTCAGCCGGGCCGCCACCTACCAGATGCTGCAGTTCGTCCAGTCGGGCGAGGGCGGCCCCGCCCTGGTGCTGGGCGGCCGGCGCCACCGCGTGCCCGGCCTCTAGGCGCCCGGCGCGCCGGGCTTCGGGAACGCGGAGAGTCGCCGTAGCCCGTCCTCGTCTCCGGCCTGCACGAGACGATGGAGCGGGCCATGCTCCCGCCACGCCTGGCAGGTGTTCACGTACCAGGGATCCCGATCGCCGGGCCGCTCCGGCGCATCGGAGAACGCGGCGCCCGCGCCCTGGCGCACCGCGGGAGCCAGCGCGTGGATGAGCGCGGTGAAGTGCGCGCAGCCGTGCTGCCGGCCGAACCGCTCGTTGACCTCGCGGGTGAATCCCCGCGCGATCGACAGCCCCACCAGCTGCTGCAGCGGCGGCAGCGCCTCGGGGCAGATCGTGTAGGGATGCGACGCCATCTCGCTCTGCACGGCGGTGATGACCAGGCCCGGCTGCGCCACCCGCAGGCGGAGCCGCATGTCGTGGATCACCGGCGGCGGATCGGAGCCGAACCACGGCCGGACCGTGACCGGCCGCTCGTCGGTCAGGGTGGCGGTGACGTCCAGCTCCGTCGGACCCGCGGGGGCGATCTCCACGCGAATCGTCCGCACGTGCACCGGCTTCGACGGCGGGGCGTCGTCGCTCATCGTTCGGATGCGACCTCCTTGAGGGCTTCGACGATCTCGGCGTGGATGAGACCGTTACTGGCGGTGATGGACGGGGCGGCGAGGTCGAGCGGGGCGCCGCCGACCGCGGTGACGGTGCCGCCCGCCTCCCGGATCACGAGCGCGCCCGCCGCGACATCCCACGGGCCCAGGCGCTGCTCCCAGTAGCCGTCGAGGCGCCCGGCCGCCACCGCGGCGAGCCCGAGCACCGCCGAGCCGATCGAGCGCACGCTGCGGCAGCGATGCATGAGGCCGGCGTGCTCGAGGAGGTTGTCCCGCGGCGCGGCGCGGATGTCGTTCGGATAGCTCGTGCCGAGCAGGCTCTGGCCGAGCGCCGCGGTGGCGGAGACGCGCAGCGGCGCGCCGTTCACGGTGGCGCCGCGCCCGCGCTCGGCCACGAAGATCTCCTCGCGCGATGGATCGTAGATCACCCCGACCTCCAGGGCTGAGTCCCGCTCCAGGGCGATGGACACCCCGTAGATCGGGAACCCGTGCGCGTAGTTGGTGGTGCCGTCGAGCGGGTCCACGATCCATCGGTAGGGCTCGGCGCCGGGCTCGGAGCCGGCGAGGGCGCCGCTCTCCTCGGCGAGGATGGAGTGGCCGGGGAACCGGCGGCGGATCGCGTCGAGAATGATGGCCTCGGCGCCGCGATCCATCTCGGTCACCAGGTTGGTCGGGCTGCCCTTGTAGCTGACGGCGGGGCGCGTGCCGAAGCGGGATCGCAGGAAAGCGCCGGCCTGGCGGGCGGCGTCCACCGCGACGTCACGAAAGGATTCGCTCACGGAGCTCGAGAATACCACGCCCGATGCTTGACAACCCGGCGCGCCTCTCCCAGCATGGCGGCCATGCGCATCGTGGTGATGGGATCGGGCGGGACCGGCGGGTATTTCGGCGCCAAGCTGGCGCGCGCGGGCGAGGACGTGACCTTCGTGGCGCGGGGCGCCCATCTGACCGCCCTGCGGTCGAACGGCCTGCGCATCAAGTCCGCGGTGGAAGGGGAATGGACGGTGCGCGCGCCGGCGGTCGAGCGCCTCGACGGATTGCCGCCCGCCGATCTCGTGCTCTTCTGCGTGAAGTCGTTCGACACCGAGGCGGCGGCGGCGCTGATCCGGCCGGTGGTCGGTCCCGAGAGCGGCGTGCTCTCGATCCAGAACGGGGTGGACAACGAGGAGAAGCTGGGCCGCGCGCTCGGGGCCGGTCACGTGCTGGGCGGCGCGGTGCGCGTCTTCGCCACCATCGAGGCGCCCGGGGTGATCACCCACACCTTCGGCGGCCACCTGACCTTCGGGGAGATGGACGGACGGCTGACCGAGCGCGCGCGCGCCTTCCTCGCCTCCTGTCAGAAGGCGGGGATCCCCGCCGAGCTGGTCACCGATGTCGAGCGCGCGCTCTGGGACAAGTACGTGTTCCTGACCACGCACGCCGGCATGACCGCCCTGACCCGCTGCCCGGCCGGCGTGCTCCGCGCGCTGCCGGAGGTGCGGGAGCTGTACCGGCGCATCGTCACCGAGATCGTGACGATCGGGCGGGCCGCGGGGGCGCCGGTCGACGAGAGCCTGCTCGAGCAGGGCATGAAGTTCCTCGACGGGGTCGCGCCCAACGCGTATTCGTCGCTGCACCACGACCTGACGCAGGGCAAGCGGCTCGAGCTGGACGCGCTGCACGGTCACGCGGTCCGGCTGGCCGAGCGCCATGCGGTCGCCGCGCCCACCGTCTTCGCGGTCTACGCGGCCTTGCGCCCGTATCGCGACGGCGCCCCGCGCCTGCCCGGCTAGGCGGGGCGCGCGGCGGCTGGTGCGCCGCCGCGCCGGGTCTATACTGACCCGGTGTCCGCACTGAGACGTCTCCTGCCGTATCTCGACCGCTACCGGCCCCGCTACCTCGGCGGCGCGGCGTGCATGCTGGTGGCGACGGCCATGGCCCTCGGGATCCCGTGGACCGTGAAGTCGGCGGTGGACGCGCTGGAGCGCGACGGTACCGCGGCGCGGACCGGACCGTACGTGCTGCTGATCCTGGCGCTCGCCGCCGCGCACGGCGTGGCGCGGCTCGTCTCGCGCTTTGCGATCCTCGGGGCCGCCCAGTGGGTGGAGCACGACATCCGTCAAGATCTCTATGCGCGCCTGCTGACCCTGCCGCCCGCGTTCTACCACCTCCACCGAACGGGCGACTTGATGTCGCGCGCGGCCAACGACATCAGCACGCTGCGGGCGCTCTCCGGCTTCGGCTACGTCATGCTCGTCGGCACCGCCTTCGCCTTCGTCGGCACGCTCGCGGCGATGTGGTCGATCGACCCGCGACTCACCCTGTTCGCGGTGGCGCCGTTCCCCGCGCTGGTGGTCGTGGCCAAGCGCTTCAATCACGACGTGGACGTGCGGTCGACCGCGGTGCAGGAGCAGCTGGGCGCGCTGTCGGCGAAGGTGCAGGAGAACCTGACCGGCATGCCGGTCGTGCGCGCCTACACGATGATGGACCGGGAGATCGGCGAGTTCGGGCGGCTCAACCAGGAGTACCAGGTCCGCAACCTGGCCCTGGCCCGGACCCAGTCGATCTCCTGGCCGCTCATGGGCCTGGTCTCGGGGCTCGGCGCGCTGATCGTCCTGTGGCTCGGCGGCAAGGCGGTGATGGACGGGCGGATCACCCTCGGCTCGTTCGTCGCCTTCAACGGCTACCTCGCGCAGCTCGCCTGGCCGACCATCGCGCTGGGCTGGACGCTCGCCAGCATCCAGCGGGGGCTCGCGGCCATGCAGCGCGTGATCGAGATCCTCGACGCCGGGGCGGACCCGCTCATCGCCCCCGGGGACGCGCCGGAACGTCGCGAGGCCCGCCTGGATCAGGGCCCGATCGAGTTCAAGCACCTCTCGTTCGGCTACGATCGACGCGGCGTGGCGCTCCACGACGTCTCGTTCGCGGTGCCGGCCGGCGCGGTGGTGGCGATCGTGGGGCCGACCGGCAGCGGCAAGTCGACCCTGGGCGCGCTCCTGTGCCGGCTCTACGAGCCGCCGCGCGGCACCGTCTTCGTGGGCGGCTGCGACGTGCTCGATCTGCCGGTGGACCGGCTGAGGCGATCCATCGGCTACGTGCCGCAGGAGTCGTTTCTCTTCTCTCGGCCCCTTCGCGAGAACGTGCGTCTGGCCGACGAGAGCGCCGACGACCGGCGCCTCGAGGAGGTCGCGCGCACCGCCGGCCTCACCGACGACCTGGGCGGGCTGCCCGGCGGGTGGGACACCGTCGTGGGCGAGCGCGGGCTGACCCTCTCGGGCGGGCAACGGCAGCGGGTGGCCCTCGCACGCGCGCTGGTGGCCGACCCGCCGTATCTGGTGCTCGACGACGTGCTCGCTTCGGTCGACGCGGCCAAGGAGTGGGAGATCACGCGCGCCCTCCGCTCGGCAGCCGGTGGCCGCACCACGCTGCTGATGACCCACCGGCTGAAAGCCGCGGCGGAGGCCGACGCCATCGTCGTCCTGGACGAGGGGCACGTCGTGGAGCACGGCCGCCACGCCGACCTGCTCGCCGCCGGCGGCCTCTACGCCCGCCTCTGGCGCGTCCAGCAGCTCGAGGATGAGCTGGCCAATGCGTGACACCGAGCTCGACGACGAGATCCTCGGCCGCGCCTACGACGCCCGTCTCATGCGGCGCCTGTGGGCGTTCACCCGGCCGCACGTCCGGCTCGTCCTCGCCACCTGCGCGCTCTTCCCCGCGGTGACCGTGCTCGAGCTGACCCAGCCGTACCTGATCAAGATCGCCATCGACGAGCACATCCTGCGCCGGGACTGGCCCGGGCTCGGCCGGATCGCCGCGCTCTTCCTGCTGCTGCTGATCGCGCTCTATGCGCTGCGGGCCGGCCAGGCCTATCTCACCCAGCTGACCGGGCAGCGGGTCATCGGCGATCTGCGCGCGGCGCTCTTCGCCCACCTCCAGCGGCAGGACGCGAAGTTCTTCGACCGGAACCCGGTCGGGCGGCTCATGACGCGGATCCTCAACGACGGGGAGGCGATCCAGGAGCTGTTCACGAGCGGGCTGGTGGCGCTGCTCGGCGACGTGCTCACCCTGACCGGCGTGGTGGTGATCATGCTCGGCATGGACTGGCGGCTGGCCCTCGTCACCTTCGCGCTGGTGCCGGTGCTGGCGCTGGCCGCCGGATACTTCCGGCTACGCGCCCGCGACAGCTACCGGGTGGTGCGCACGCGGCTGGCCCGCCTGAACGCGTTCCTGCAGGAGTCGCTGCAGGGGATGAGCGTGATCCAGCTCTTCGCCCGCGAGCACCGGGAGCGGCAGACGTTCGGCGACCTGTCCGGGGCGCTGCGGCGGGGGCAGTTCCGCTCGACCTTCTACGACGCCTCGCTGTACGCCACCGTGGAGGCCCTCGGCTCGGCCGCGGTGGCCCTGCTCCTCTGGTACGGCGGCGGGCAGGTGGTGACGGGCGCGCTGACCTTCGGCGCCCTGGTCGCGTTCCTCGAGTACACCGGGCGCTTCTTCCTGCCGATCCGCGATCTCGGGGCGAAGTACGCGGTGATGCAGGCGGCCATGGTCTCCGCGGAGCGGGTGTTCGGCCTGCTCGACCGCCAGCCGACGATCGTGTCGCCGGCGTCCGCCGCGCATCCGGCGGTGATCCCGCCCCGCGCGGCGGACACGCCCGCGGTCGAGCTGCGCGACGTCTGGTTCGCCTACGAGGGCGAGCAGTGGGTGCTCCAGGATTGCTCGTTCACGGTGGCGCGCGGCGAGCGGGTGGCGCTGGTGGGCCCGACCGGGGAGGGCAAGACCACCATCGCGCGGCTCTTGATCCGGGCCTACGACGTGAGCCGCGGCCGGGTGCTGGTGGACGGCGTCGACGTGCGAGAGTGGCATCTGGAGACGCTGCGCCGGCACGTGGGGCTGATCCCCCAGGAGCCCTTCCTCTTCTCGGGCACGGTGGAGGACAATCTGGTGCTCGCGGCCGACGGGGTTCGCGACGAGCCGGCGATCCGGCGCGCCCTCGCCGCGGCCAACGCGGAGCGGTTCGTGACCGCGCTGCCAAATCGCCTCGGCGAAGAGCTGCGCGAGCGCGGCGTCAACCTGTCGCAGGGACAGCGCCAGCTGCTGGCCATCGCCCGGGCCATCATCTATAATCCACGCGTTCTCGCGCTGGACGAAGCGACGTCCAGCATCGATCCCGAGTCGGAGGCGCTGGTGCGGGTCGGCCTCGCGCGGCTGCTGGAAGGCCGGACGAGCGTGGTCATCGCGCATCGCCTCTCGACGATCCAGCGAGCCGACCGCATCCTCGTGCTGCATCGGGGTCGAATCCGGGAGGCGGGCGGCCACGCCGAGCTGCTCGCGCAGGGCGGCCTGTACTCCCGGCTGCACGAGCTACAGTTCGGCCTGGGACGAGCATGAAGGCGTTTCACGCGGCGGTGTACCGGCTGGTGCGTCGGATTCCCCGAGGGCGCGTGGCCACCTACGGGCAGATCGCGGCCCTGCTGGGCTACCCGCGCGCCGCGCGCGCGGTGGGGCAGGCCATGAAGCACGCGCCCGTCGGTCTGCCGTGGCATCGGGTGGTGAACGCGCAGGGCGGCATCAGCCGCCGGGCCAACATCGGCGGGATGCTGACGCAGCGGCTGTTGCTGGAGCAGGACGGCGTGCGGGTCCGGCGCGGACGCGTGCGCCTGCGGGAGCACCGCTGGACGGGCGGAGGCGGCGGCCGCCCGCTGGCCATCGCCGTCCTCGAACGACTCTGACGGAGGGATTCCATGCGCCTCGGACTCAACATCGGCTACTCGCGCTCCTCGCTCGGCATCGACCTGTCCCTCGTGCAGCAGGCGGACCGGCTCGGGTTCCACTCGGTCTGGTCGGCCGAGGCCTACGGCTCGGACGCGGTGTCACCGCTCTGCTGGATCGCGGCCCAGACGAAGCAGATCAAGGTCGGCACCGCGATCATGCAGATCCCCGCGCGCACGCCGACGCTCACCGCGACCACCGCGCTGACCATCGATCAGCTCTCGGGCGGCCGCTTCATCCTGGGGCTGGGGGTCTCGGGCCCTCAGGTCGTGGAGGGCTGGCACGGCGTCGCCTTCGGCAAGCCGCTGGCCAAGACGCGCGAATACGTGGACATCGTGCGCATGGTCTGGAAGCGGGAGCGCCCGGTCGAGCACAAGGGCGAGTACTACCAGATCCCGTACGCGGGGCCCGACGCCACCGGCCTCGGCAAGCCGCTGAAGTCCATCCTCCACGGCCGTTCGGACATTCCGATCTACCTGGCCGCCATCGGCCCGAAGAACGTGGCGCTCGCCGCCGAGATCGCGGACGGCCTGCTGCCGGTGTTCTTCTCTCCCGACCGCATGGCGGTGTTCGCCCCGAGCCTCGAGGCCGGGTTCCGGGCGGCCGGCGGCGGCAAGTCCCTCGCCACCTTCGACATCGCGCCCACCGTGCCGATCGTGCTGGGGCCCGACGTGGCCGCGTGCCGGGCCATCATCAAGCCCCGCCTGGCCCTCTACGTGGGCGGCATGGGCGCGCGCGGCAAGAACTTCTACAACGAGCTGGTGAGTCGCTACGGCTACGAGGGCGACGCCCGGCGCATCCAGGATCTCTACCTGGGCGGCAAGAAGGACGCGGCGGCCGTCGCGGTGCCCGACGCGCTCGTGGACGAGGTCGCGCTCTGCGGCCCGCGGGAGCGTATCGCGGAGCGGCTGCCCCGCTGGAAGACCGCCGGCATCACCACGTTGATCTGCGGCGCGGTGCAGCCGGAGGCGCTCGAGCTGATGGCGGAGCTGGTGCTCTAGCGCCGTGAAGCCCGCGGTCCTGAAGGTGCAGACGGCGATCGCCCGGCACGGCCTCCGGCGCGAGGTCATCGAGCTCGAGGTCCACGCGCGGACGTCGCAGCAGGCCGCGGACGCGCTCGGGGTCACCGTCGGGCAGATCGTGAAGTCGCTCGTCTTCACCGCGGCCGGCCGGCCGCTCCTGGTGGCGGCCTCCGGCGTCAATCGCATCGACGAGCGCCGGCTCGGAGAGCTGGCCGGAGGCCCGATCCGCCGGGCCGATCCGGACACCGTCAAGCGGACGACCGGCTATACCATCGGCGGGGTGCCGCCGATCGGTCTGGAGAGCGAGCTGGCCGTCTACATCGATCGAGACCTGCTCGGCTACGATCTGGTCTACGCGGCGGCCGGGCGGCCGGAGTGCGTCTTTCCGATCGCGCCGGAGGAGCTGGTGCGGGCGACGGGGGGAACGGTCGTGGACATCAAGGAAGTCGGGAGCGATCCCGCAGGAGGCGCGGCATGAGACTCGAGAACAAGGTGGCGCTGATCACGGGAGCGGGCTCGGGCATCGGCCAGGCGACGGCTCAGCTCTTCGCGCGCGAGGGCGCGCGGGTGGCGGTGGTCGACCTGAGGGAGGACGCGGCGAAGACGACCGCGGAGCAGATCGAGCGGAGCGGGGGACAGGCCCTGGCCATCCGCGCCGACGTGTCGAAGTCGAGCGACAACGCGGCGGCCATCCAGCAGACGATGGCCCGGTGGGGGCGGCTCGACGTCTTCTACGCCAACGCGGGCGTGCCGCAGTTCCCGACCCCGGTCGAGAATGTCGACGAGGCGGTGTTCGACCAGATCATGGCGGTCAACGTGAAGGGCGTGTTCCTGGCCGCCAAGCACGTGATGCCGGTCTTCAAGCGCCAGCAGTCGGGCGTCCTGCTCATCACCGGCTCGACCTCCGGGATTCGCCCGCGGCCCGGCGTGCAGTGCTACTCGGCCTCCAAGGGCGCGGTGCACACTCTGGCGAGCAGCCTGGCCATCGAGTTCGCCGCCTTCGGCGCGCGGGTGGTGGCGATCGCCCCGGTGGCCACCGAGACCCCGATGCTCGCCACGTTCATGGGCAAGAAGCAGGTGGACGAGGAGGGCATGACCCGCTATCGCGGGACGGTGCCACTCGGCCGGCTCAACAAGCCGGAGGACCTGGCCCAGGCGGCGCTGTTCCTGGCCTCGGACGAGGCGGCCATGGTCACCGGCAGCGTCTTTCCGGTCGACGGCGGTCGCTGCATTTGATCATCCAGCCGCTGGCCGCCGAGTCGCTCGGCGTCCGATCGGTGGCCACCTACGTCGAGTGCGGTCAGACGCGGGTGCTGATCGACCCGGGCGCGATGCTCGCGCCCAATCGCTTCAACCTCGAGCCGGCGGACGAGGAGTGGGAGGCGCTGCGGCGAGCCAACGACCGGATCTCGGCCTACGCCGCGCGCGCGTCCCTGCTCTTCGTCAGCCACTATCACGAGGAGCACTTCCGCTACGATCCGGGGCTCTACGCCGGGCGCGG from Candidatus Methylomirabilota bacterium includes:
- a CDS encoding M20 family metallopeptidase, yielding MAALSQVLRKIDADEVVELTRDLVRIPSVYRPGDPAGTEAQVAAFVEGWLRREGFAIEVQTVVPGRPNVIGWLGEKRPGRRSLLLEGHTDVVTEGDPAEWLHPPFSADLVDGRIYGRGTADMKSGLAAAMVAAAAIKRAGVTLRGKLVVGALVDEEDGMIGVRHLCTTPVGRELDAAIICEPEDNELCLEQRGVVWARFRVRGKMAHGAMPEAGVNPIAGLGRLLAAAPALERRLRRACERSRHLRPPTVTPTIIQGPPVKVGVPQSNVIPAVAETTFDIRLTPGVGADDIRAELEGICRDVAGAQPGLKVEWEPVNAFRLATRVDRSEALVQAMIRGVKQATKRAPRYGGVPGSTDGTILRMELGIPIVTCGPGDRLIPHQVDEFVTTDQVVEAAKIYAASALNYLEVE
- the amrB gene encoding AmmeMemoRadiSam system protein B, with the translated sequence MTGSANPRLRALEAFPVEHEGQQCIALRDPAGFTDQIAVLPPLLLDLVSLFDGEHSIAQIQDVMRGRHGETPSADQIAAVVERFDRAGFLDSERFAARRLALEDEFRRSPVRAASHAGAAYAGEPAELTAQIDAFFTGPDGPDHPESTPAAARVSRSSGLSALIAPHIDFHRGGSTYGWAYKEILDRSDADLYVILGTCHAGMADPFSVTLKPYDTPLGAVPVDREFYEGLAGRAGQDLLASEPAHRREHSIEFQTVMLQRLLGRRRPFMILPVLASYLHEAIWRRGRPEADARVPRFVDALRDTIASSSRRVCLIAGVDLAHVGPRFGDAAPNTADSLAAVEAADRRMLEPVVAADAGGFFASVAADGDARRICGLSPIYTLLRLLPGSSGRLLRYTQWPDPEGAVTFCAVSYP
- a CDS encoding DUF2946 family protein gives rise to the protein MSDPSTWTLPRLRIDRDGAWYHDDAEVTHAGILANLRENLRVDEQGHYLQVGPARVPVEVEDTPFIVERVEAEGDGLTATLNDLSREPLAVESLRVDERGIPRARVKGGRFAGRLSRAATYQMLQFVQSGEGGPALVLGGRRHRVPGL
- a CDS encoding DUF2889 domain-containing protein: MSDDAPPSKPVHVRTIRVEIAPAGPTELDVTATLTDERPVTVRPWFGSDPPPVIHDMRLRLRVAQPGLVITAVQSEMASHPYTICPEALPPLQQLVGLSIARGFTREVNERFGRQHGCAHFTALIHALAPAVRQGAGAAFSDAPERPGDRDPWYVNTCQAWREHGPLHRLVQAGDEDGLRRLSAFPKPGAPGA
- a CDS encoding inositol monophosphatase family protein: MSESFRDVAVDAARQAGAFLRSRFGTRPAVSYKGSPTNLVTEMDRGAEAIILDAIRRRFPGHSILAEESGALAGSEPGAEPYRWIVDPLDGTTNYAHGFPIYGVSIALERDSALEVGVIYDPSREEIFVAERGRGATVNGAPLRVSATAALGQSLLGTSYPNDIRAAPRDNLLEHAGLMHRCRSVRSIGSAVLGLAAVAAGRLDGYWEQRLGPWDVAAGALVIREAGGTVTAVGGAPLDLAAPSITASNGLIHAEIVEALKEVASER
- a CDS encoding 2-dehydropantoate 2-reductase; its protein translation is MRIVVMGSGGTGGYFGAKLARAGEDVTFVARGAHLTALRSNGLRIKSAVEGEWTVRAPAVERLDGLPPADLVLFCVKSFDTEAAAALIRPVVGPESGVLSIQNGVDNEEKLGRALGAGHVLGGAVRVFATIEAPGVITHTFGGHLTFGEMDGRLTERARAFLASCQKAGIPAELVTDVERALWDKYVFLTTHAGMTALTRCPAGVLRALPEVRELYRRIVTEIVTIGRAAGAPVDESLLEQGMKFLDGVAPNAYSSLHHDLTQGKRLELDALHGHAVRLAERHAVAAPTVFAVYAALRPYRDGAPRLPG
- a CDS encoding ABC transporter ATP-binding protein — translated: MSALRRLLPYLDRYRPRYLGGAACMLVATAMALGIPWTVKSAVDALERDGTAARTGPYVLLILALAAAHGVARLVSRFAILGAAQWVEHDIRQDLYARLLTLPPAFYHLHRTGDLMSRAANDISTLRALSGFGYVMLVGTAFAFVGTLAAMWSIDPRLTLFAVAPFPALVVVAKRFNHDVDVRSTAVQEQLGALSAKVQENLTGMPVVRAYTMMDREIGEFGRLNQEYQVRNLALARTQSISWPLMGLVSGLGALIVLWLGGKAVMDGRITLGSFVAFNGYLAQLAWPTIALGWTLASIQRGLAAMQRVIEILDAGADPLIAPGDAPERREARLDQGPIEFKHLSFGYDRRGVALHDVSFAVPAGAVVAIVGPTGSGKSTLGALLCRLYEPPRGTVFVGGCDVLDLPVDRLRRSIGYVPQESFLFSRPLRENVRLADESADDRRLEEVARTAGLTDDLGGLPGGWDTVVGERGLTLSGGQRQRVALARALVADPPYLVLDDVLASVDAAKEWEITRALRSAAGGRTTLLMTHRLKAAAEADAIVVLDEGHVVEHGRHADLLAAGGLYARLWRVQQLEDELANA
- a CDS encoding ABC transporter ATP-binding protein; protein product: MRDTELDDEILGRAYDARLMRRLWAFTRPHVRLVLATCALFPAVTVLELTQPYLIKIAIDEHILRRDWPGLGRIAALFLLLLIALYALRAGQAYLTQLTGQRVIGDLRAALFAHLQRQDAKFFDRNPVGRLMTRILNDGEAIQELFTSGLVALLGDVLTLTGVVVIMLGMDWRLALVTFALVPVLALAAGYFRLRARDSYRVVRTRLARLNAFLQESLQGMSVIQLFAREHRERQTFGDLSGALRRGQFRSTFYDASLYATVEALGSAAVALLLWYGGGQVVTGALTFGALVAFLEYTGRFFLPIRDLGAKYAVMQAAMVSAERVFGLLDRQPTIVSPASAAHPAVIPPRAADTPAVELRDVWFAYEGEQWVLQDCSFTVARGERVALVGPTGEGKTTIARLLIRAYDVSRGRVLVDGVDVREWHLETLRRHVGLIPQEPFLFSGTVEDNLVLAADGVRDEPAIRRALAAANAERFVTALPNRLGEELRERGVNLSQGQRQLLAIARAIIYNPRVLALDEATSSIDPESEALVRVGLARLLEGRTSVVIAHRLSTIQRADRILVLHRGRIREAGGHAELLAQGGLYSRLHELQFGLGRA
- a CDS encoding MGMT family protein, translating into MKAFHAAVYRLVRRIPRGRVATYGQIAALLGYPRAARAVGQAMKHAPVGLPWHRVVNAQGGISRRANIGGMLTQRLLLEQDGVRVRRGRVRLREHRWTGGGGGRPLAIAVLERL
- a CDS encoding LLM class F420-dependent oxidoreductase; translated protein: MRLGLNIGYSRSSLGIDLSLVQQADRLGFHSVWSAEAYGSDAVSPLCWIAAQTKQIKVGTAIMQIPARTPTLTATTALTIDQLSGGRFILGLGVSGPQVVEGWHGVAFGKPLAKTREYVDIVRMVWKRERPVEHKGEYYQIPYAGPDATGLGKPLKSILHGRSDIPIYLAAIGPKNVALAAEIADGLLPVFFSPDRMAVFAPSLEAGFRAAGGGKSLATFDIAPTVPIVLGPDVAACRAIIKPRLALYVGGMGARGKNFYNELVSRYGYEGDARRIQDLYLGGKKDAAAVAVPDALVDEVALCGPRERIAERLPRWKTAGITTLICGAVQPEALELMAELVL
- a CDS encoding YbaK/EbsC family protein is translated as MKPAVLKVQTAIARHGLRREVIELEVHARTSQQAADALGVTVGQIVKSLVFTAAGRPLLVAASGVNRIDERRLGELAGGPIRRADPDTVKRTTGYTIGGVPPIGLESELAVYIDRDLLGYDLVYAAAGRPECVFPIAPEELVRATGGTVVDIKEVGSDPAGGAA